The following are encoded together in the Sinorhizobium terangae genome:
- a CDS encoding tripartite tricarboxylate transporter substrate-binding protein, which produces MKILQALLGAVAAVSLFAASASAQNYPERSITMVVPFSAGGPTDTVARLVAESMSKDLGQQIIVENVGGAGGTLGAGRVAQADPDGYTVLLHHIGMATSATLYRKLAYDTLNAFEYVGLVTEVPMTIVARKDFEPSDLKGLIDYVKANKDTVTVANAGIGAASHLCGMMFMSAIDTQLTTVPYKGTGPAMTDLLGGQVDIMCDQTTNTTKQIQGGTIKAYAVTSPARLKIFPDLPTAQEAGLSGFQVGIWHGIYAPKGTPAEVTERLSKSLQLALKDENVVARFAELGTEPSSEADATPAALKAKLESEIARWKPVIEAAGQYAD; this is translated from the coding sequence ATGAAAATTCTGCAAGCGCTTTTGGGCGCTGTCGCCGCCGTTTCCCTTTTTGCCGCTTCGGCCAGCGCCCAAAACTATCCGGAGCGTTCGATCACGATGGTCGTGCCGTTCTCGGCCGGTGGCCCGACCGACACGGTCGCCCGTCTCGTCGCCGAGTCGATGTCCAAGGATCTCGGCCAGCAGATCATCGTCGAGAACGTCGGCGGCGCCGGCGGCACGCTTGGCGCGGGCCGCGTCGCCCAGGCGGATCCCGACGGCTATACGGTGCTGCTCCACCATATCGGCATGGCGACCAGCGCCACACTCTATCGCAAGCTCGCCTACGACACGCTGAATGCCTTCGAATATGTCGGCCTCGTCACCGAAGTTCCAATGACGATCGTCGCCCGCAAGGACTTCGAACCGAGCGATCTCAAGGGGCTGATCGACTACGTCAAGGCCAACAAGGACACGGTGACGGTCGCCAATGCCGGCATCGGCGCCGCCTCGCATCTCTGCGGTATGATGTTCATGAGCGCGATCGATACCCAGCTCACGACCGTGCCGTACAAGGGCACCGGCCCGGCGATGACCGATCTGCTCGGCGGCCAGGTCGACATCATGTGCGACCAGACGACCAATACCACGAAGCAGATCCAGGGCGGCACGATCAAGGCCTACGCGGTCACTTCGCCTGCCCGTCTGAAGATCTTCCCCGATCTGCCGACGGCGCAAGAAGCCGGTCTTTCCGGTTTCCAGGTCGGCATCTGGCACGGCATCTATGCGCCGAAGGGTACGCCTGCCGAGGTGACCGAGCGCCTGTCGAAGTCGCTGCAGCTGGCGCTCAAGGATGAGAACGTCGTCGCCCGCTTTGCCGAGCTCGGCACGGAACCGTCGAGCGAGGCGGACGCGACGCCGGCAGCGCTAAAGGCCAAGCTCGAAAGCGAGATCGCCCGCTGGAAGCCGGTAATCGAGGCCGCCGGTCAGTACGCCGACTGA
- a CDS encoding pseudouridine synthase: MKQPRRSPKRQGETKAEAGKRVTLARALSKLGYCSRTQAEKLIADGRVSVGGRTTTDLSRWVDIDADRIAVDGVVIAAEAKTYLMLNKPRGLVTTRDDPEGRPTVYSCLGAADARFLSPVGRLDKASEGLLLFTNDTVLAQRLLDPETHLGKIYHVQVDGIFDDAAVAGMMEGVVEGGERLRARNVQRLRSGERNSWIEVELQEGRNRQIRRMLDVLGFECLRLVRVSIGEIKLGDLAKGAVRPLTEAEIRYLRQRTGLEV; the protein is encoded by the coding sequence GTGAAACAACCGCGCCGCTCACCGAAGAGACAGGGCGAAACGAAAGCAGAGGCCGGCAAGCGCGTGACGCTCGCGCGTGCGCTCTCCAAACTCGGCTATTGCTCCCGCACGCAGGCCGAAAAGCTGATCGCCGACGGCCGCGTCAGCGTCGGCGGTCGAACGACGACGGATCTTTCGCGCTGGGTCGATATCGACGCCGACAGGATTGCCGTCGACGGTGTCGTAATCGCGGCGGAAGCAAAGACCTACCTGATGCTGAACAAGCCGCGCGGGCTTGTCACCACGCGTGACGACCCGGAGGGGCGGCCGACAGTCTATTCTTGCCTCGGTGCCGCGGACGCGCGGTTTCTCTCGCCGGTCGGGCGGCTCGACAAGGCGAGCGAGGGACTGCTGCTCTTCACCAACGACACGGTCTTGGCACAGCGCCTGCTGGACCCGGAGACGCATCTCGGCAAGATCTACCATGTGCAGGTGGACGGCATCTTCGATGACGCCGCGGTCGCGGGAATGATGGAGGGGGTCGTGGAAGGCGGCGAACGGCTGCGGGCCAGGAACGTGCAGCGGCTGAGAAGCGGCGAACGCAACAGCTGGATCGAGGTCGAGCTGCAGGAGGGACGCAACCGCCAGATCCGCCGCATGCTGGACGTGCTCGGCTTCGAGTGCCTGCGGCTCGTGCGTGTGTCGATCGGCGAGATAAAGCTCGGCGACCTGGCGAAAGGTGCGGTCCGGCCTCTGACAGAGGCCGAGATCCGATATCTCCGGCAGCGCACCGGCCTTGAGGTTTGA